A region of Pyxidicoccus parkwaysis DNA encodes the following proteins:
- a CDS encoding glycosyltransferase: MEAHVQTLARAQAEAGAQVEVLCANHSADGAGTSHEFHGRSPTREDWDGPVRVVRLGRAASVARMDVMPDLPRVLLRALKRGVDVLHLHTPNPSMLLALDVVPRLPPLFVTHHSDIIRQRVTGALFRPFEALLYARALRVLATSEAYVPGSPLLRAFRSKVRPLPLGIDLTPYLHPSAEALEAEARWRAEAAGAPLWLMVGRLVYYKGLFTALEALARVPGRLVVVGQGPLQAEARERARALGVEGRVTWAGYLPPDSLVGAYRAATALWFPSNARSEAYGLSQVEAMASALPVLNTAIPHSGVPWVSRHEETGLTVPMGDAAALAVAARRLVEEPGLAKRLGHTARERAVAEFRHDVMATRSLALYAEALGRPVPVAREDVPATPRAAAGRA; the protein is encoded by the coding sequence ATGGAGGCTCACGTGCAGACGCTGGCGCGGGCCCAGGCGGAAGCGGGCGCGCAGGTGGAGGTGCTGTGCGCCAACCACTCGGCGGACGGCGCGGGCACCAGCCACGAGTTCCACGGACGCAGTCCCACGCGCGAGGACTGGGACGGGCCGGTGCGCGTGGTGCGCCTGGGCCGCGCGGCCTCGGTGGCGCGCATGGACGTGATGCCGGACCTGCCTCGCGTGCTGCTTCGCGCGCTGAAGCGGGGCGTGGACGTGCTGCACCTGCACACGCCCAACCCCAGCATGCTGCTCGCGCTGGACGTGGTGCCCCGGCTGCCGCCGCTCTTCGTCACGCACCACAGCGACATCATCCGCCAGCGCGTGACGGGCGCGCTCTTCCGTCCCTTCGAGGCGCTGCTGTACGCGCGCGCCCTGCGTGTGCTGGCCACCAGTGAGGCGTACGTGCCGGGCTCGCCGCTGCTGCGCGCGTTCCGGAGCAAGGTGCGCCCGCTGCCGCTGGGCATCGACCTGACGCCGTACCTGCACCCGTCCGCCGAGGCGCTGGAGGCGGAGGCACGTTGGCGCGCGGAGGCCGCGGGCGCGCCGCTGTGGCTGATGGTGGGGCGGCTCGTCTACTACAAGGGCCTCTTCACCGCGCTGGAGGCGCTGGCGCGGGTGCCGGGCCGGCTGGTGGTGGTGGGGCAGGGGCCGCTGCAAGCGGAGGCGCGCGAGCGGGCGCGGGCGCTGGGCGTGGAGGGCCGCGTGACGTGGGCGGGCTACCTGCCGCCGGACTCGCTCGTCGGGGCGTACCGCGCAGCGACGGCGCTGTGGTTCCCGAGCAACGCGCGCAGCGAGGCGTATGGCCTGTCGCAGGTGGAGGCCATGGCGAGCGCGCTGCCGGTGCTCAACACCGCGATTCCGCACTCGGGCGTGCCATGGGTGAGCCGCCATGAGGAGACGGGGCTGACGGTGCCGATGGGCGACGCGGCGGCGCTGGCGGTGGCCGCGCGGCGGCTGGTGGAGGAGCCGGGCCTGGCGAAGCGGCTGGGGCACACCGCGCGCGAGCGGGCGGTGGCCGAGTTCCGACATGACGTCATGGCCACGCGCAGCCTCGCGCTGTACGCGGAGGCGCTCGGGCGGCCCGTGCCGGTGGCGCGGGAGGACGTGCCCGCCACGCCTCGCGCCGCGGCGGGGAGGGCGTGA
- a CDS encoding bifunctional glycosyltransferase/class I SAM-dependent methyltransferase, with amino-acid sequence MNSSLSFVLPYSARNADAAARFARELSRDAEVVLAGEGPVEVTPGPRLHVLPVQGGKGMALRAALSRVTGEVTVVQDPDNAWSPDVYDALVGPIRANTADAVFGRRSARGLAPQLLADRALGRVTRFVTDVALKDPLTGLRAFRTDALRSVTLTSDDDAVDAELVVKLAAQLFRLTEVDLPPVPVVPRRPRAANVSRLRTLLRYATVRDDADNQHEGYTTLERMDGATHYNQWLGRRFREHLGRRVLEIGSGIGTITRELEAGLELLVALEVDRFYVDRLKNLFRGKPHVRPYLSDVALADWESLKAERLDTIVLSNVLEHIPDDASAVRRFRQILSPGGRVVILVPALPQLFGAIDEAVGHHRRYTPATLRAVLEENGFAVEKLEWMNLAGLPGWFVNSRLLRRRAVPKLQLKLYDTLAPLLAQAESRVKLPVGMSLFAVARVTGGDA; translated from the coding sequence GTGAATTCCTCGCTCTCCTTCGTCCTGCCCTACTCCGCCCGCAATGCCGACGCCGCCGCACGCTTCGCGCGGGAGCTGTCACGGGATGCGGAGGTGGTGCTGGCGGGCGAGGGCCCTGTCGAGGTGACGCCCGGCCCGCGCCTGCACGTGCTCCCCGTGCAGGGAGGCAAGGGCATGGCCCTCCGCGCCGCGCTGTCGCGGGTGACGGGCGAGGTGACGGTGGTGCAGGACCCGGACAACGCCTGGTCTCCGGACGTGTACGACGCGCTGGTGGGCCCCATCCGCGCGAACACCGCGGACGCCGTGTTCGGCCGCCGCAGCGCCCGGGGGCTGGCGCCGCAGTTGCTCGCGGACCGCGCCCTGGGGCGCGTCACCCGCTTCGTCACCGACGTGGCGCTGAAGGACCCGCTCACCGGCCTGCGCGCCTTCCGGACGGACGCGCTGCGCTCCGTCACCCTCACCAGCGACGACGACGCGGTGGACGCGGAATTGGTGGTGAAGCTGGCCGCGCAGCTCTTCCGCCTCACCGAGGTGGACCTGCCGCCCGTGCCGGTGGTGCCGCGCCGCCCGCGCGCCGCCAACGTGTCCCGGCTGCGCACGCTGCTCCGCTACGCCACCGTGCGCGACGACGCGGACAACCAGCACGAGGGCTACACCACGCTGGAGCGCATGGACGGCGCCACGCACTACAACCAGTGGCTGGGCCGCCGCTTCCGCGAGCACCTGGGCCGCCGCGTGCTGGAGATTGGCTCCGGCATCGGGACGATTACGCGCGAGCTGGAGGCGGGGCTCGAGTTGCTCGTCGCGCTGGAGGTGGACCGCTTCTACGTGGACCGCCTGAAGAACCTCTTCCGCGGCAAGCCGCACGTGCGGCCGTACCTGTCCGACGTGGCGCTGGCGGACTGGGAGTCCCTCAAGGCCGAGCGCCTGGACACCATCGTCCTCTCCAACGTGCTGGAGCACATCCCGGACGACGCCTCGGCGGTGCGGCGCTTCCGGCAGATTCTGTCGCCCGGCGGCCGGGTGGTCATCCTCGTGCCGGCGCTGCCGCAGCTGTTCGGCGCCATCGACGAGGCGGTGGGCCACCACCGCCGCTACACGCCCGCCACGCTGCGCGCGGTGCTGGAGGAGAACGGCTTCGCGGTGGAGAAGCTGGAGTGGATGAACCTCGCGGGCCTGCCGGGCTGGTTCGTGAACAGCCGTCTGTTGCGCCGCCGCGCGGTGCCCAAGCTGCAGCTCAAGCTGTACGACACGCTGGCCCCGCTGCTCGCGCAGGCGGAGTCCCGCGTGAAGCTGCCCGTGGGCATGAGCCTCTTCGCCGTGGCCCGCGTCACCGGGGGCGACGCGTGA
- a CDS encoding GumC family protein, with the protein MDGTVFDPAGGGGGALTPAAMMQHVRALWRRKWVVLGVSVVVAALSAAYTLRQPKVYSAGTSLIIDVTAPRFLDGDVKEVMGEERSNYWFNKEYYATQSQIITSRAVASRVVDKLGLGSDADFLGLAGVKDEKLRVQAMQSMDAVAIVQSRIRVVPAKDSRVMNIEVDDLDAKRAALLANEVASAYMAENLALKLRMTEDARSWLEGRLEDLESKSKSSELAVYDFKKDADMLSTSLESRMSIVSERINSYNLKLTEVRIQIAAQQARVEAINKLRKASPEDETWAEALTGMNEGPIQDLRRNYTELRVNCAELGERYLPEHPKLLECNRKLSVVREDFLKSLSNIVRGAETSLAEAVAQEKNLDRLLEAAKAEAFAVNKKSIEFDRLKRDSDNNQRLYELVAKRLKDIELSGLLRTSNVRVLDPARPSFAPVKPNVRRNLALGLVMGLMAGLGLAFLLELLENSVATQADVEERLGLAFLGVVPRIEGNKAPKERDLYVYREPKSSVAECCRAIRTNLLFMSPDKPFKTLVVTSSGPQEGKSTTCINLGVAMAQSGNRVLLLDTDMRRPRLHRAFGVPNELGISSLVVGEGSLDKAIKSTEVPGLFVLPCGPLPPNPAELLHTKAFADLLKSMAERFDRVILDSPPINAVADSAVLATQTDGVVLVLKAGKTNRESAKRALRSLADVQARMYGAVLNDVDLRAPRYGDSYLAYQGYGQYADDSKDGVAQS; encoded by the coding sequence GTGGACGGAACCGTGTTCGACCCGGCCGGCGGCGGTGGTGGTGCCCTGACGCCCGCGGCCATGATGCAGCACGTGCGCGCGCTGTGGCGGCGCAAATGGGTCGTGCTCGGCGTGTCGGTGGTGGTGGCGGCGCTGTCGGCCGCGTACACGCTGCGCCAGCCCAAGGTCTACTCCGCCGGCACCTCGCTCATCATCGACGTGACGGCCCCGCGCTTCCTCGACGGAGACGTGAAGGAGGTCATGGGCGAGGAGCGCAGCAACTACTGGTTCAACAAGGAGTACTACGCCACCCAGAGTCAAATCATCACCTCGCGCGCGGTGGCGAGCCGCGTGGTGGACAAGCTGGGCCTGGGCTCGGACGCGGACTTCCTGGGCCTGGCCGGAGTGAAGGACGAGAAGCTGCGCGTGCAGGCCATGCAGTCCATGGACGCGGTGGCGATTGTCCAGTCGCGCATCCGCGTGGTGCCGGCCAAGGACTCGCGCGTCATGAACATCGAGGTGGATGACCTGGATGCCAAGCGCGCGGCGCTGTTGGCCAACGAGGTCGCCTCCGCGTACATGGCGGAGAACCTGGCCCTCAAGCTGCGGATGACGGAGGACGCGCGCTCGTGGCTGGAGGGGCGGCTGGAGGATTTGGAGTCCAAGTCCAAGTCCAGCGAGCTGGCCGTCTACGACTTCAAGAAGGACGCGGACATGCTGTCCACGTCGCTGGAGTCGCGGATGAGCATCGTCAGCGAGCGCATCAACTCGTACAACCTCAAGCTGACCGAGGTGCGCATCCAGATTGCCGCGCAGCAGGCGCGCGTGGAAGCCATCAACAAGCTGCGCAAGGCGTCCCCCGAGGACGAGACGTGGGCCGAGGCGCTCACGGGCATGAACGAGGGCCCCATCCAGGACCTGCGCCGCAACTACACCGAGCTGCGCGTGAATTGCGCGGAGCTGGGCGAGCGCTACCTGCCCGAGCACCCGAAGCTGCTGGAGTGCAACCGCAAGCTGTCGGTGGTGCGCGAGGACTTCCTCAAGAGCCTCTCCAACATCGTGCGCGGGGCGGAGACGTCGCTCGCCGAGGCGGTGGCGCAGGAGAAGAACCTGGACCGCCTCCTGGAGGCGGCCAAGGCGGAAGCCTTCGCGGTGAACAAGAAGTCCATCGAGTTCGACCGGCTCAAGCGCGACTCGGACAATAACCAGCGCCTGTACGAGCTGGTGGCCAAGCGCCTCAAGGACATCGAGCTGTCGGGCCTCTTGCGCACCAGCAACGTGCGCGTGCTGGACCCGGCTCGGCCCAGCTTCGCGCCGGTGAAGCCCAACGTGCGCCGCAACCTCGCGCTGGGGCTGGTGATGGGGCTCATGGCGGGCCTGGGCCTCGCGTTCCTGCTGGAGCTCCTGGAGAACAGCGTGGCCACGCAGGCGGACGTGGAGGAGCGGCTGGGGCTGGCCTTCCTCGGAGTGGTGCCGCGAATCGAGGGCAACAAGGCGCCGAAGGAGCGCGACCTCTACGTGTACCGCGAGCCGAAGTCGTCGGTGGCGGAGTGCTGCCGCGCCATCCGGACGAACCTGCTCTTCATGTCGCCGGACAAGCCCTTCAAGACGCTGGTGGTGACGTCCAGCGGGCCGCAGGAGGGCAAGTCCACCACGTGCATCAACCTGGGCGTGGCCATGGCGCAGAGTGGCAACCGGGTGCTGCTGCTGGACACGGACATGCGCCGGCCGCGCCTGCACCGCGCCTTCGGGGTGCCCAACGAGCTGGGCATCTCCTCGCTGGTGGTGGGCGAGGGCTCGCTGGACAAGGCCATCAAGAGCACCGAGGTGCCCGGCCTCTTCGTGCTGCCGTGCGGCCCGCTGCCGCCCAACCCCGCGGAGCTTCTGCACACGAAGGCCTTCGCGGACCTGCTCAAGTCGATGGCGGAGCGCTTCGACCGCGTCATCCTGGACAGCCCGCCCATCAACGCGGTGGCGGATTCCGCCGTCCTGGCCACGCAGACGGACGGCGTGGTGCTGGTGCTGAAGGCGGGCAAGACGAACCGCGAGTCGGCGAAGCGCGCGCTGCGCTCGCTGGCGGACGTGCAGGCGCGCATGTACGGCGCCGTCCTCAACGACGTGGACCTGCGGGCGCCGCGCTACGGAGACTCGTACCTGGCCTACCAGGGCTACGGGCAGTACGCGGACGACTCCAAGGACGGGGTGGCGCAGTCGTGA
- a CDS encoding PulJ/GspJ family protein, which translates to MTTKRARSAPRGFTLIEVLIASAISLVVLGVAVVVGAQLQRRGYMEERTVETQNAARAARDLMAAGVQRAGAGAGTLPLAVGTKGAGVADLRYAVWPVSDLAAAGAGVPAGQYAGLTSNGLELWETDPGKMVPLAVCNGTGAPWVGTKLCTGVAPPAELDGRVAALVAPEPPARATVCLGVISNLDTTKSPPGDNDYGLTWTPGLPGNPLPAGHPCASYPAATANTLWAATDIYLMPLTARSYRVNWTGGSQPALEMDPDGFAGNQGFTVVSRDIEQLRVRMGVVNPEDAGMLYFPNTAPNRPGLDQCTHAACAGFVTWDAGVALAGDEGPGSARDELLKQVRMVELDITARSQRLDTTAQTSADGGVDRDGNLQDGYKRRHTVIRLAPRNFGYSGF; encoded by the coding sequence ATGACGACGAAGAGAGCCAGGTCCGCCCCGCGGGGCTTCACCCTCATCGAGGTGCTCATCGCCTCGGCCATCTCGCTCGTGGTCCTCGGCGTGGCCGTGGTGGTGGGTGCGCAGCTCCAGCGCCGCGGCTACATGGAAGAGCGGACGGTGGAGACGCAGAACGCGGCGCGGGCCGCCCGTGACCTGATGGCCGCGGGCGTCCAGCGCGCGGGCGCGGGCGCGGGCACCCTCCCGCTGGCGGTGGGCACCAAGGGCGCCGGCGTGGCGGACCTGCGCTACGCGGTGTGGCCCGTCAGCGACCTCGCGGCCGCTGGCGCCGGCGTGCCGGCGGGCCAGTACGCGGGGCTCACCTCGAACGGACTGGAGCTGTGGGAGACGGACCCCGGGAAGATGGTGCCGCTGGCGGTGTGCAACGGCACCGGCGCGCCATGGGTGGGCACCAAGCTGTGCACCGGCGTGGCGCCCCCGGCTGAGTTGGACGGCCGCGTGGCCGCGCTGGTGGCGCCCGAGCCCCCGGCGCGCGCGACGGTGTGCCTGGGCGTCATCAGCAATCTCGACACGACCAAGAGCCCGCCGGGCGACAACGACTATGGCCTGACGTGGACGCCCGGCCTGCCCGGCAACCCCCTTCCCGCGGGCCACCCTTGCGCCAGCTACCCCGCGGCCACGGCCAACACCCTCTGGGCGGCCACCGACATCTACCTCATGCCGCTCACGGCGCGCTCCTACCGGGTGAACTGGACGGGCGGCTCCCAGCCGGCCCTGGAGATGGACCCGGACGGCTTCGCGGGCAACCAGGGCTTCACCGTCGTGTCGCGGGACATCGAGCAGCTGCGCGTGCGCATGGGCGTCGTGAATCCCGAGGACGCGGGCATGCTCTACTTCCCCAACACCGCCCCGAACCGCCCGGGGCTGGACCAGTGCACGCACGCGGCCTGCGCGGGGTTCGTCACCTGGGACGCCGGCGTCGCCCTGGCGGGAGACGAGGGTCCGGGCAGCGCGCGCGACGAGCTGCTGAAGCAGGTGCGCATGGTGGAGCTGGACATCACCGCGCGCTCCCAGCGGCTGGACACCACGGCCCAGACGTCCGCGGACGGCGGCGTGGACCGCGACGGCAACCTCCAGGACGGCTACAAGCGGCGTCACACCGTCATCCGTCTGGCGCCGCGCAACTTCGGCTACTCGGGGTTCTGA
- a CDS encoding pilus assembly protein PilY, translating to MRLQRILIVAVALALAGGVIAQAQTDGGTPPATADGGSLQSLCIDTTGQDKQPNFAADAGIPAAIIVTNDNPPKLRLNTNLNRLDPERIILPFDQNLDALMVDDRAGNGASHTLGWFYYDELIDAGYIDIRDAGDPNDDILLDKNNNRVPDFHEDLYNVSAGANARPYVGIAPRCPGRTFNHNLWDGGGTVTLRDPDLLTGPCTGNGTTSYIANNGPKRWYAGTGYPAEPVGKGGVVGQKVRDFTSNLLNSNDDLQGAAIPGRVDTYFSDQGLFPHVPNLLEPRHELNGNRGIGHFVFLSTDDDDNNCPGSNTSECFAPRQAWKRLDDGGTAFVGPIWDTSGNPDGIPDYKASAIDPSGQVIDGEDVTAAIGPEDQRVQLGKMQGNREIVFFLNTYVEQIYGGTDSCLITRPTAASDTRQIQCDLWLHGDINTFFSKSLLNMDVHQSTSSLVTTKNLRSGWLGPLGYARLATGTYGNITFPSTQNQNVNSYNRRAAHTLVGAPTNNPLVWLLGWEDQVAGGDRTYADIVVLINKQNNGSFRSDVVSDIPIEVADDFTITEIAFDVVDQPYYAADGGSIAASCSKTVTLADGGTGTLKPDIRYEVALDCQVRAPDGGLMVNPEPNWLQVDLGTAPADGGTRDSGTVVTDLLERGRVGTQLCWRAILESPGEACQPTIANVNVSYKAQRSGQYGRASVIPMANVVVYGVHETPGRNWFDGGVDEVSPRVYDGYADTIDRGHLHMKKLYNPDTTNLTPYDPADPVWDSGKWLRDLMDGLEGPSTVTDPTTKRRLLTLDPDGHTNDVKDYMGAGDNNSPAFPNTLCGSTYRDGSKYLYDLDQNGTCNSADRTFLRDWLYGWENRAATRVVDRLRTWPMGGINISTPAVVGPAGLPDWVKRTSNRTEQDQYVNRFMRNTTVADRATVAYVGTTQGYLHAVKSGAYKAADDTCTPRAEGQGYFAKAGGCAGARDYGDGSELFAYLPYKLLPWYVENYRRTSGVPGNATADARAKMRASMDATPNVADVDLGQGSEYDPETGYAPTANNAWKLGTSEPDKGAKTALVSATGPNQSVFFALDVTDPSAGANFPRAMWEFDMKNDNFGSNGKPCSPASSSCVPVPNRFTIASVAVKPDTQGSRHAPAITRMDFGPGGKKWVSIFATDYVPASGTVGALYIMDMKTGLPVQLPGNSVQSRLAGVVTLGKNVAADLNQGIGGEPVAVDINQDGVDDVIYVPSTSGKIYRINTNLTDTSNVNKLGKVLSSCVVADAQTAPGVRADSKNYQRIFSSISAQVVTGASGNSVRLYFGTGNNPDIANEPADTVVPKPHYYVMAYDDKNPTPATRPTGDCLADFAWAKELDDGQVVWGGVAATDSGVFTTTAVGKSANVCGLSSSQSGKAYAFTSTGTAAAGNGTDLGGHGTHAPVVHDRHLVFLTADGRVMSKGSEPYGSNGNGGAGRKSNILIWDVRSGTKIQEAVP from the coding sequence ATGCGCTTGCAGCGAATCCTGATTGTCGCGGTGGCCCTGGCCCTGGCGGGCGGCGTAATCGCCCAGGCACAGACCGACGGCGGCACGCCCCCCGCCACGGCGGACGGAGGCAGCCTCCAGAGCCTCTGCATCGACACCACCGGGCAGGACAAGCAGCCCAACTTCGCCGCGGATGCCGGCATCCCCGCGGCCATCATCGTCACCAACGACAACCCGCCCAAGCTGCGGTTGAACACCAACCTCAACCGCCTGGACCCCGAGCGCATCATCCTCCCGTTCGACCAGAACCTGGACGCGCTCATGGTGGACGACCGCGCCGGCAACGGCGCGTCCCACACGCTCGGCTGGTTCTATTACGACGAGCTCATCGACGCCGGGTACATCGACATCCGCGACGCGGGTGACCCGAACGACGACATCCTCCTGGACAAGAACAACAACCGCGTCCCCGACTTCCACGAGGACCTCTACAACGTCTCCGCGGGCGCCAACGCGCGCCCGTACGTCGGCATCGCTCCACGCTGCCCCGGCCGCACGTTCAATCACAACCTGTGGGACGGCGGCGGCACCGTCACCCTGCGAGACCCGGACCTCCTGACGGGCCCCTGCACCGGCAACGGCACCACCAGCTACATCGCCAACAACGGCCCCAAGCGCTGGTACGCAGGCACCGGCTACCCCGCCGAGCCCGTGGGCAAGGGCGGCGTGGTGGGCCAGAAGGTCCGCGACTTCACCAGCAACCTGCTCAATAGCAACGATGACCTGCAGGGCGCCGCCATCCCCGGCCGCGTCGACACCTACTTCAGCGACCAGGGCCTGTTCCCCCACGTCCCCAACCTGCTGGAGCCAAGGCACGAGCTGAACGGCAACCGCGGCATCGGCCACTTCGTGTTCCTGAGCACGGACGACGACGACAACAACTGCCCCGGCTCCAACACCTCCGAGTGCTTCGCGCCCCGCCAGGCCTGGAAGCGGCTGGACGACGGCGGCACCGCCTTCGTGGGCCCCATCTGGGACACCTCTGGCAACCCCGACGGCATCCCTGACTACAAGGCGAGCGCCATCGACCCGTCCGGCCAGGTCATCGACGGCGAGGACGTGACGGCGGCCATCGGCCCCGAGGACCAGCGCGTGCAGCTCGGCAAGATGCAGGGCAACCGCGAAATCGTCTTCTTCCTCAACACCTACGTGGAGCAGATCTACGGCGGTACGGACTCGTGCCTCATCACCCGCCCCACCGCCGCCAGCGACACGCGCCAGATTCAGTGCGACTTGTGGCTGCACGGCGACATCAACACCTTCTTCTCCAAGTCGCTGCTCAACATGGACGTCCACCAGAGCACGTCCAGCCTGGTGACCACCAAGAACCTGCGCTCCGGCTGGCTGGGCCCCCTCGGCTACGCGCGGCTCGCCACCGGGACGTACGGCAACATCACGTTCCCCTCGACGCAGAACCAGAACGTGAACTCGTACAACCGCCGCGCGGCGCACACGCTGGTGGGCGCGCCCACCAACAACCCGCTGGTGTGGCTGCTCGGGTGGGAGGACCAGGTCGCGGGCGGTGACCGCACGTACGCGGACATCGTCGTCCTCATCAACAAGCAGAACAACGGCTCGTTCCGCTCGGACGTCGTCTCCGACATCCCCATCGAAGTGGCCGACGACTTCACCATCACCGAGATCGCCTTCGACGTGGTGGACCAGCCGTACTACGCGGCGGACGGCGGCAGCATCGCCGCCAGCTGCTCGAAGACGGTGACCCTGGCGGACGGCGGCACCGGCACGCTCAAGCCGGACATCCGCTACGAGGTGGCGCTGGACTGCCAGGTTCGCGCCCCCGACGGCGGCCTCATGGTCAACCCGGAGCCCAACTGGCTGCAGGTCGACCTCGGCACCGCGCCCGCCGACGGCGGCACCCGCGACTCGGGCACGGTGGTGACGGACCTGCTGGAGCGCGGCCGCGTGGGTACGCAGCTGTGCTGGCGCGCCATCCTGGAGAGCCCGGGCGAGGCCTGCCAGCCCACCATCGCCAACGTCAACGTGTCCTACAAGGCGCAGCGCAGCGGCCAGTACGGCCGGGCCTCCGTCATCCCCATGGCCAACGTGGTCGTCTACGGCGTCCACGAGACGCCGGGCCGCAACTGGTTCGACGGTGGCGTCGACGAGGTGTCCCCGCGCGTCTACGACGGCTACGCCGACACCATCGACCGCGGCCACCTCCACATGAAGAAGCTCTACAACCCGGACACCACCAACCTGACGCCGTATGACCCGGCCGACCCGGTGTGGGACTCCGGCAAGTGGCTGCGCGACCTGATGGACGGCCTGGAGGGCCCGAGCACCGTGACGGACCCCACCACCAAGCGCCGGCTGCTCACCCTGGACCCGGATGGGCATACGAACGACGTGAAGGACTACATGGGGGCCGGCGACAACAACAGCCCCGCCTTCCCCAACACGCTCTGCGGCTCCACGTACCGCGACGGCAGCAAGTACCTGTACGACCTGGACCAGAACGGCACGTGCAACTCGGCGGACCGCACCTTCCTGCGTGACTGGCTCTACGGCTGGGAGAACCGGGCCGCCACCCGGGTCGTGGACCGCCTGCGCACCTGGCCCATGGGCGGCATCAACATCTCCACGCCGGCCGTCGTCGGCCCCGCGGGCCTGCCGGACTGGGTGAAGCGCACCTCGAACCGCACCGAGCAGGACCAGTACGTCAACCGCTTCATGCGCAACACCACGGTGGCGGACCGCGCCACGGTGGCGTACGTGGGCACTACGCAGGGCTACCTGCACGCGGTGAAGAGCGGCGCCTACAAGGCCGCGGACGACACATGCACCCCGCGCGCCGAGGGCCAGGGCTACTTCGCCAAGGCCGGTGGCTGCGCCGGCGCCCGCGACTACGGCGACGGCAGCGAGCTGTTCGCGTACCTGCCCTACAAGCTGCTGCCCTGGTACGTGGAGAACTACCGCCGCACCAGCGGCGTGCCCGGCAACGCCACCGCCGACGCGCGGGCGAAGATGCGCGCCAGCATGGATGCCACTCCCAACGTGGCGGACGTCGACCTGGGCCAGGGCTCCGAGTACGACCCCGAGACGGGCTACGCGCCCACCGCGAACAACGCCTGGAAACTCGGTACCTCCGAGCCGGACAAGGGCGCGAAGACGGCGCTGGTCAGCGCCACCGGCCCCAACCAGAGCGTCTTCTTCGCCCTGGATGTCACCGACCCGTCGGCCGGCGCCAACTTCCCGAGGGCGATGTGGGAGTTCGACATGAAGAACGACAACTTCGGCTCGAACGGCAAGCCGTGCTCCCCCGCGAGCTCGAGCTGCGTGCCGGTGCCCAACCGCTTCACGATTGCCAGCGTCGCCGTGAAGCCAGACACCCAGGGCTCGCGGCACGCGCCGGCCATCACCCGCATGGACTTCGGCCCTGGCGGCAAGAAGTGGGTGTCCATCTTCGCCACGGACTACGTGCCGGCGTCCGGCACCGTGGGCGCCCTGTACATCATGGACATGAAGACGGGCCTGCCCGTGCAGCTGCCGGGCAACTCCGTGCAGTCGCGGCTGGCCGGCGTGGTGACGCTGGGCAAGAACGTGGCGGCGGACCTCAACCAGGGCATCGGCGGCGAGCCGGTGGCGGTGGACATCAACCAGGACGGCGTCGATGACGTCATCTACGTCCCGTCCACGTCCGGGAAGATCTACCGCATCAACACCAACCTCACCGACACCAGCAACGTCAACAAGCTGGGCAAGGTCCTCTCCTCGTGCGTCGTCGCGGACGCGCAGACGGCGCCGGGCGTGCGCGCGGACTCCAAGAACTACCAGCGCATCTTCTCCAGCATCTCCGCGCAGGTGGTGACGGGCGCCAGCGGCAACTCGGTGCGCCTGTACTTCGGCACCGGCAACAACCCGGACATCGCCAACGAGCCGGCCGACACGGTGGTCCCGAAGCCGCACTACTACGTGATGGCCTACGACGATAAGAACCCCACGCCCGCCACGCGCCCCACGGGCGACTGCCTCGCCGACTTCGCCTGGGCCAAGGAGCTGGACGACGGCCAGGTGGTGTGGGGCGGCGTGGCGGCGACCGACTCGGGCGTGTTCACCACCACGGCGGTGGGCAAGTCCGCCAACGTCTGCGGCCTGAGCAGCAGCCAGAGCGGCAAGGCCTACGCCTTCACCTCGACGGGCACGGCCGCGGCCGGCAACGGCACGGACCTGGGCGGCCACGGCACGCACGCGCCGGTGGTGCACGACCGGCACCTCGTCTTCCTCACGGCGGACGGCAGGGTCATGTCGAAGGGCAGCGAGCCCTACGGCAGCAACGGCAACGGCGGCGCCGGCAGGAAGTCCAACATCCTCATCTGGGACGTGCGCTCCGGCACGAAGATCCAGGAGGCGGTGCCTTGA
- a CDS encoding type IV pilus modification PilV family protein — protein sequence MSRVPSRSRRHARGLTLLETMATAAVLMVGILGVLIVLVAASRQNRRNNNQTQASLIAEQELERIVSLRCKGNDASPCSNIQALDDSVRRVWWSANGDMSEVAPAPGATPQMEYTVAVDVDPPYEGGEQGVPSLTRTEAGISLPAGMIVNVRVTVSWAEPSAPRRAVALQTRMSR from the coding sequence TTGAGTCGCGTTCCCTCCCGCTCCCGCCGGCACGCGCGGGGCCTCACCCTGCTGGAGACGATGGCCACGGCCGCCGTGCTCATGGTGGGCATCCTCGGGGTGCTCATCGTGCTGGTGGCGGCGTCCCGGCAGAACCGCCGCAACAACAACCAGACGCAGGCCTCGCTCATCGCCGAGCAGGAGCTGGAGCGCATCGTGTCGCTGCGCTGCAAGGGCAACGACGCGTCCCCGTGCTCCAACATCCAGGCGCTGGATGACAGCGTGCGCCGGGTGTGGTGGTCCGCCAACGGCGACATGAGCGAGGTGGCGCCCGCCCCCGGCGCGACGCCGCAGATGGAGTACACCGTGGCGGTGGACGTGGACCCGCCCTACGAGGGAGGCGAGCAGGGCGTGCCGTCCCTCACGCGGACGGAAGCCGGCATCAGCCTGCCGGCGGGCATGATTGTGAATGTGCGTGTCACGGTGAGCTGGGCGGAGCCCTCCGCCCCCCGCCGCGCCGTGGCCCTGCAGACCCGGATGTCCCGATGA